A genomic window from Sorex araneus isolate mSorAra2 chromosome 2, mSorAra2.pri, whole genome shotgun sequence includes:
- the RECQL4 gene encoding ATP-dependent DNA helicase Q4 isoform X2, whose translation MEKILDVREQLLSWERAFLQLHGRRPGQEDVDAAPEETRALYREYRSLKKTSRHAGGVGPHDPQQPLQAPTEVSEPSSWGSHLNRAATQRLHRTPGSRSHGLPLDYGKRLKANFQAALQARPAVGHQSLSPPGTSSKLPSPEPPHTEAAGVLRGPLQSSRPQPKPVRPQQLRASLSLRLGSLDPDWLQRCDRESQIDPGTVTSQPSISAPHTGPEMPTLTVEAPALQTVTSQSCTSEDKKRRQSRNPTGAQEDQGAVGFPTHSAGPALVDEASPGVPTHALALPAHTVPRPTRHNRGNYVRLNLKHKHYMRGPALRGRFLRRQVWKQKWQKKEGLDRVRRRPMSQDSCFKCGQLGHWGSECPQHEATSASREGGEAKSQTLAVMETVAPHIGPVSCPGEPGGREKGASSSQLELPPTLLPEDVETSNLQCPGSPQRHLPEAPCPSPMLPLYQPAPSGEMPGEPTPQPGACTGVAGSHADYYVSTETPAEVFQALHHLGHQAFRPGQEQAIMRILCGMSTLLVLPTGAGKSLCYQLPALLYFQRSPCLTLVVSPLLSLMDDQVSGLPPGLKAACIHSGMTRKQRESVLKKAQAAQLHVLMLSPEALVGGLACLTQLPAVAFACLDEVHCLSQWSHNFRPCYLRVCKVLREQVGVHTFLGLTATATRSTTLDVAQHLGVAGGLAQGPTAIPSNLQLSVSMDRDPDQALVTLLQSDRFRALDSVIVYCNRREDTERVAALLRTCLHGARRPGGQAPETIAEAYHAGMSSRERRRVQQAFMGGQLLVVVATVAFGMGLDRPDVRAVLHLGLPSSLESYVQAVGRAGRDGQPAQCHLFLQPQGEDLRELRRHVHAQATDFLAVKRLVQSIFPPCRCLQQITPGPGSLQKVEQAGKSHAARCPGHLRALPVQPMVQALDMPEEAIETLLSYLELHPQHWLELQASTYSHCHLHFPGGPAQLQALARRCLALAACVARQTPKSTPGGGVSLDFDVVALADSMGWELRLVRRELQQLQWDPELGTGASQGTGVLVEFRQLAFCLRSRGDLSPEETDDICSFLCGRVQAREQEALSRLRRTFQTFHSVAFPSCGPCMEQPDQERSSRLKALLSCYFEEEVPGVSEEEQGPEPGQVLLGDWEDQVCRDIRHLLSSWPEQQFSGRAVARILHGIGSPCYPAQVYGQDRRFWRKYLHLNFHVLMQLATKEVLAWGR comes from the exons ATGGAGAAAATCCTGGATGTGCGGGAGCAGCTGCTGAGCTGGGAGCGCGCGTTCCTGCAGCTACACGGACGGCGGCCGGGCCAG GAAGACGTGGACGCGGCGCCCGAGGAGACCCGAG CGCTCTACCGAGAATACCGCTCCCTGAAGAAGACCTCGCGCCATGCCGGCGGCGTCGGACCCCACGACCCCCAGCAGCCGCTTCAGGCCCCGACAGAG GTGTCTGAGCCCAGCTCTTGGGGGTCCCACCTGAATAGGGCTGCAACCCAGAGGCTCCATCGCACTCCAGGATCCAGATCTCATGGGTTACCACTGGACTATGGGAAAAGGCTTAAGGCCAATTTCCAGGCAGCCCTTCAG GCAAGGCCAGCCGTGGGCCACCAGTCCCTGTCTCCACCAGGAACCTCATCCAAGTTGCCCTCCCCAGAACCACCACACACAGAGGCTGCTGGTGTCCTCCGGGGACCCCTGCAGTCATCCAGACCCCAGCCGAAGCCAGTTCGGCCACAGCAGCTGCGGGCGTCCCTGAGCCTGAGGCTGGGCTCCCTGGACCCTGACTGGCTGCAGCGGTGTGACAGGGAATCCCAGATTGACCCAGGCACCGTGACATCCCAGCCTTCAATCTCAGCTCCCCACACTGGCCCTGAAATGCCTACACTGACAGTGGAGGCTCCAGCCTTGCAGACAGTGACCTCTCAATCCTGCACAAGtgaagacaagaagaggagacAAAGCAGGAACCCTACAGGCGCTCAGGAAGACCAGGGCGCGGTGGGGTTCCCAACTCACTCTGCTGGGCCTGCACTGGTAGATGAAGCCAGCCCTGGGGTGCCCACACATGCCCTAGCCCTTCCTGCACACACAGTTCCCAG GCCCACAAGGCACAATCGGGGCAATTACGTGCGGCTAAACTTGAAACATAAGCACTACATGCGGGGCCCAGCCCTGCGTGGCAGATTCCTCCGCCGGCAG GTGTGGAAGCAGAAGTGGCAAAAGAAAGAGGGTCTTGACAGGGTTCGGCGCAGGCCCATGAGCCAGGACTCCTGCTTTAAGTGTGGACAGCTTGGCCACTGGGGATCTGAGTGTCCCCAGCACG AAGCAACCTCGGCCTCCCGAGAGGGTGGCGAGGCCAAGTCGCAGACACTGGCCGTGATGGAGACGGTCGCCCCTCACATAGGCCCTGTCTCCTGCCCTGGTGAGccaggtgggagggagaagggagcgaGCAGCTCCCAACTGGAGCTTCCACCCACTCTCCTACCTGAAGATGTAGAAACCAGCAACCTTCAGTGTCCAGGGTCCCCACAGAGGCACCTCCCTGAAGCACCCTGCCCATCTCCCATGCTACCACTCTACCAGCCAGCACCCTCGGGGGAGATGCCAGGTGAGCCAACCCCACAGCCAGGAGCCTGCACAGGAGTTGCTGGGAGCCACGCTGATTACTATGTATCCACAGAGACACCAGCTGAGGTCTTCCAGGCTCTACACCATCTGGGACACCAGGCTTTCCGCCCAGGGCAGGAGCAAGCCATCATGCGAATTCTGTGTG gcaTGTCCACACTGCTGGTGCTGCCCACGGGTGCCGGCAAGTCCCTATGCTACCAGCTTCCTGCACTGCTGTACTTTCAACGCAGCCCCTGCCTCACACTGGTTGTCTCGCCCCTCCTTTCGCTCATGGATGACCAG GTATCTGGCCTGCCCCCAGGCCTGAAGGCTGCCTGCATCCACTCCGGCATGACCAGGAAACAGCGGGAGTCTGTACTGAAGAAG GCCCAGGCAGCCCAGCTGCATGTGCTGATGCTGTCACCCGAGGCACTGGTtgggggcctggcctgcctcACCCAGCTGCCTGCGGTGGCGTTTGCCTGCCTGGACGAAGTCCATTGCCTCTCGCAGTGGTCCCACAATTTCCGGCCCTGCTACTTGCGTGTCTGCAAG gTGCTTCGGGAGCAGGTGGGCGTGCACACCTTCCTGGGTCTCACGGCCACAGCCACACGCAGCACCACCCTTGATGTGGCCCAACACCTGGGTGTAGCCGGTGGCCTGGCCCAGGGGCCCACCGCCATCCCCAGCAACCTGCAGCTGTCCGTGTCCATGGACAGAGACCCAGATCAG GCCCTGGTGACACTGCTACAAAGTGACCGTTTCCGTGCCCTGGACTCTGTCATTGTCTACTGCAACAGGCGTGAGGACACAGAGCGGGTAGCTGCACTGCTCCGCACCTGTCTGCATGGGGCCCGGAGGCCTGGAG GCCAAGCCCCAGAGACCATAGCAGAAGCCTACCACGCAGGCATGAGCAGTCGTGAGCGGCGGCGGGTACAACAGGCCTTCATGGGGGGCCAACTGCTGGTGGTGGTGGCCACAGTGGCCTTCGGGATGGGCCTGGACCGGCCGGACGTGCGGGCTGTCCTGCACCTGGGACTGCCCTCAAGCTTGGAGAGCTATGTGCAGGCTGTGGGCCGAGCTGGGCGCGACGGGCAGCCAGCCCAGTGTCACCTGTTCCTGCAGCctcag GGCGAGGACCTACGGGAGCTTCGCAGGCACGTGCATGCCCAGGCCACCGACTTCCTGGCAGTGAAAAGATTGGTGCAGAGCATCTTCCCACCCTGCCGCTGCCTCCAGCAAATCACACCAGGGCCTGGGTCCCTGCAGAAGGTGGAGCAAGCCGGCAAGTCACATGCAGCTCGGTGCCCAGGCCACCTGCGGGCCCTCCCGGTGCAGCCGATGGTGCAGGCCCTGGACATGCCTGAGGAGG ccatcGAGACCCTGCTCAGCTACCTTGAGCTGCACCCCCAGCACTGGCTGGAGCTGCAGGCGTCCACCTACTCCCACTGCCACCTGCACTTTCCCGGGGGCCCCGCCCAGCTGCAGGCCCTGGCTCGCAG GTGCCTGGCCTTAGCCGCCTGTGTGGCCCGGCAGACGCCCAAGAGCACACCTGGGGGTGGTGTGTCTTTGGACTTTGACGTGGTGGCGCTAGCAGACTCCATGGGCTGGGAGCTACGCCTGGTGCGGCGGGAGCTTCAGCAGCTGCAGTGGGACCCTGAGCTGGGGAcag GGGCGTCCCAGGGCACTGGGGTGCTGGTGGAGTTCAGGCAGCTGGCCTTCTGCCTGCGTAGTCGGGGGGACCTGAGCCCTGAGGAGACAGACGACATCTGCAGCTTCCTGTGTGGCCGCGTGCAGGCACGGGAGCAGGAGGCTTTATCTCGACTGCGTCGCACCTTCCAGACCTTCCACAG CGTGGCCTTTCCCAGCTGTGGGCCGTGCATGGAGCAGCCCGACCAGGAACGCAGCAGCAGACTCAAGGCCCTGCTCAGCTGCTACTTCGAGGAAGAGGTGCCGGGGGTTTCAGAAGAGGagcagggcccagagccaggGCAGGTTCTG CTTGGAGATTGGGAGGACCAGGTCTGCCGGGACATCCGCCACCTCCTGTCCTCATGGCCGGAGCAGCAGTTCTCTGGCAGGGCAGTGGCCCGAATCTTGCATGGCATTG GAAGCCCTTGCTACCCAGCCCAGGTGTACGGACAGGACCGGCGCTTCTGGAGAAAATACCTACACCTCAACTTCCACGTCCTGATGCAGCTGGCTACCAAGGAAGTGCTGGCATGGGGCCGCTGA
- the RECQL4 gene encoding ATP-dependent DNA helicase Q4 isoform X3 produces the protein MEKILDVREQLLSWERAFLQLHGRRPGQEDVDAAPEETRALYREYRSLKKTSRHAGGVGPHDPQQPLQAPTEQVSEPSSWGSHLNRAATQRLHRTPGSRSHGLPLDYGKRLKANFQAALQARPAVGHQSLSPPGTSSKLPSPEPPHTEAAGVLRGPLQSSRPQPKPVRPQQLRASLSLRLGSLDPDWLQRCDRESQIDPGTVTSQPSISAPHTGPEMPTLTVEAPALQTVTSQSCTSEDKKRRQSRNPTGAQEDQGAVGFPTHSAGPALVDEASPGVPTHALALPAHTVPRPTRHNRGNYVRLNLKHKHYMRGPALRGRFLRRQVWKQKWQKKEGLDRVRRRPMSQDSCFKCGQLGHWGSECPQHATSASREGGEAKSQTLAVMETVAPHIGPVSCPGEPGGREKGASSSQLELPPTLLPEDVETSNLQCPGSPQRHLPEAPCPSPMLPLYQPAPSGEMPGEPTPQPGACTGVAGSHADYYVSTETPAEVFQALHHLGHQAFRPGQEQAIMRILCGMSTLLVLPTGAGKSLCYQLPALLYFQRSPCLTLVVSPLLSLMDDQVSGLPPGLKAACIHSGMTRKQRESVLKKAQAAQLHVLMLSPEALVGGLACLTQLPAVAFACLDEVHCLSQWSHNFRPCYLRVCKVLREQVGVHTFLGLTATATRSTTLDVAQHLGVAGGLAQGPTAIPSNLQLSVSMDRDPDQALVTLLQSDRFRALDSVIVYCNRREDTERVAALLRTCLHGARRPGGQAPETIAEAYHAGMSSRERRRVQQAFMGGQLLVVVATVAFGMGLDRPDVRAVLHLGLPSSLESYVQAVGRAGRDGQPAQCHLFLQPQGEDLRELRRHVHAQATDFLAVKRLVQSIFPPCRCLQQITPGPGSLQKVEQAGKSHAARCPGHLRALPVQPMVQALDMPEEAIETLLSYLELHPQHWLELQASTYSHCHLHFPGGPAQLQALARRCLALAACVARQTPKSTPGGGVSLDFDVVALADSMGWELRLVRRELQQLQWDPELGTGASQGTGVLVEFRQLAFCLRSRGDLSPEETDDICSFLCGRVQAREQEALSRLRRTFQTFHSVAFPSCGPCMEQPDQERSSRLKALLSCYFEEEVPGVSEEEQGPEPGQVLLGDWEDQVCRDIRHLLSSWPEQQFSGRAVARILHGIGSPCYPAQVYGQDRRFWRKYLHLNFHVLMQLATKEVLAWGR, from the exons ATGGAGAAAATCCTGGATGTGCGGGAGCAGCTGCTGAGCTGGGAGCGCGCGTTCCTGCAGCTACACGGACGGCGGCCGGGCCAG GAAGACGTGGACGCGGCGCCCGAGGAGACCCGAG CGCTCTACCGAGAATACCGCTCCCTGAAGAAGACCTCGCGCCATGCCGGCGGCGTCGGACCCCACGACCCCCAGCAGCCGCTTCAGGCCCCGACAGAG CAGGTGTCTGAGCCCAGCTCTTGGGGGTCCCACCTGAATAGGGCTGCAACCCAGAGGCTCCATCGCACTCCAGGATCCAGATCTCATGGGTTACCACTGGACTATGGGAAAAGGCTTAAGGCCAATTTCCAGGCAGCCCTTCAG GCAAGGCCAGCCGTGGGCCACCAGTCCCTGTCTCCACCAGGAACCTCATCCAAGTTGCCCTCCCCAGAACCACCACACACAGAGGCTGCTGGTGTCCTCCGGGGACCCCTGCAGTCATCCAGACCCCAGCCGAAGCCAGTTCGGCCACAGCAGCTGCGGGCGTCCCTGAGCCTGAGGCTGGGCTCCCTGGACCCTGACTGGCTGCAGCGGTGTGACAGGGAATCCCAGATTGACCCAGGCACCGTGACATCCCAGCCTTCAATCTCAGCTCCCCACACTGGCCCTGAAATGCCTACACTGACAGTGGAGGCTCCAGCCTTGCAGACAGTGACCTCTCAATCCTGCACAAGtgaagacaagaagaggagacAAAGCAGGAACCCTACAGGCGCTCAGGAAGACCAGGGCGCGGTGGGGTTCCCAACTCACTCTGCTGGGCCTGCACTGGTAGATGAAGCCAGCCCTGGGGTGCCCACACATGCCCTAGCCCTTCCTGCACACACAGTTCCCAG GCCCACAAGGCACAATCGGGGCAATTACGTGCGGCTAAACTTGAAACATAAGCACTACATGCGGGGCCCAGCCCTGCGTGGCAGATTCCTCCGCCGGCAG GTGTGGAAGCAGAAGTGGCAAAAGAAAGAGGGTCTTGACAGGGTTCGGCGCAGGCCCATGAGCCAGGACTCCTGCTTTAAGTGTGGACAGCTTGGCCACTGGGGATCTGAGTGTCCCCAGCACG CAACCTCGGCCTCCCGAGAGGGTGGCGAGGCCAAGTCGCAGACACTGGCCGTGATGGAGACGGTCGCCCCTCACATAGGCCCTGTCTCCTGCCCTGGTGAGccaggtgggagggagaagggagcgaGCAGCTCCCAACTGGAGCTTCCACCCACTCTCCTACCTGAAGATGTAGAAACCAGCAACCTTCAGTGTCCAGGGTCCCCACAGAGGCACCTCCCTGAAGCACCCTGCCCATCTCCCATGCTACCACTCTACCAGCCAGCACCCTCGGGGGAGATGCCAGGTGAGCCAACCCCACAGCCAGGAGCCTGCACAGGAGTTGCTGGGAGCCACGCTGATTACTATGTATCCACAGAGACACCAGCTGAGGTCTTCCAGGCTCTACACCATCTGGGACACCAGGCTTTCCGCCCAGGGCAGGAGCAAGCCATCATGCGAATTCTGTGTG gcaTGTCCACACTGCTGGTGCTGCCCACGGGTGCCGGCAAGTCCCTATGCTACCAGCTTCCTGCACTGCTGTACTTTCAACGCAGCCCCTGCCTCACACTGGTTGTCTCGCCCCTCCTTTCGCTCATGGATGACCAG GTATCTGGCCTGCCCCCAGGCCTGAAGGCTGCCTGCATCCACTCCGGCATGACCAGGAAACAGCGGGAGTCTGTACTGAAGAAG GCCCAGGCAGCCCAGCTGCATGTGCTGATGCTGTCACCCGAGGCACTGGTtgggggcctggcctgcctcACCCAGCTGCCTGCGGTGGCGTTTGCCTGCCTGGACGAAGTCCATTGCCTCTCGCAGTGGTCCCACAATTTCCGGCCCTGCTACTTGCGTGTCTGCAAG gTGCTTCGGGAGCAGGTGGGCGTGCACACCTTCCTGGGTCTCACGGCCACAGCCACACGCAGCACCACCCTTGATGTGGCCCAACACCTGGGTGTAGCCGGTGGCCTGGCCCAGGGGCCCACCGCCATCCCCAGCAACCTGCAGCTGTCCGTGTCCATGGACAGAGACCCAGATCAG GCCCTGGTGACACTGCTACAAAGTGACCGTTTCCGTGCCCTGGACTCTGTCATTGTCTACTGCAACAGGCGTGAGGACACAGAGCGGGTAGCTGCACTGCTCCGCACCTGTCTGCATGGGGCCCGGAGGCCTGGAG GCCAAGCCCCAGAGACCATAGCAGAAGCCTACCACGCAGGCATGAGCAGTCGTGAGCGGCGGCGGGTACAACAGGCCTTCATGGGGGGCCAACTGCTGGTGGTGGTGGCCACAGTGGCCTTCGGGATGGGCCTGGACCGGCCGGACGTGCGGGCTGTCCTGCACCTGGGACTGCCCTCAAGCTTGGAGAGCTATGTGCAGGCTGTGGGCCGAGCTGGGCGCGACGGGCAGCCAGCCCAGTGTCACCTGTTCCTGCAGCctcag GGCGAGGACCTACGGGAGCTTCGCAGGCACGTGCATGCCCAGGCCACCGACTTCCTGGCAGTGAAAAGATTGGTGCAGAGCATCTTCCCACCCTGCCGCTGCCTCCAGCAAATCACACCAGGGCCTGGGTCCCTGCAGAAGGTGGAGCAAGCCGGCAAGTCACATGCAGCTCGGTGCCCAGGCCACCTGCGGGCCCTCCCGGTGCAGCCGATGGTGCAGGCCCTGGACATGCCTGAGGAGG ccatcGAGACCCTGCTCAGCTACCTTGAGCTGCACCCCCAGCACTGGCTGGAGCTGCAGGCGTCCACCTACTCCCACTGCCACCTGCACTTTCCCGGGGGCCCCGCCCAGCTGCAGGCCCTGGCTCGCAG GTGCCTGGCCTTAGCCGCCTGTGTGGCCCGGCAGACGCCCAAGAGCACACCTGGGGGTGGTGTGTCTTTGGACTTTGACGTGGTGGCGCTAGCAGACTCCATGGGCTGGGAGCTACGCCTGGTGCGGCGGGAGCTTCAGCAGCTGCAGTGGGACCCTGAGCTGGGGAcag GGGCGTCCCAGGGCACTGGGGTGCTGGTGGAGTTCAGGCAGCTGGCCTTCTGCCTGCGTAGTCGGGGGGACCTGAGCCCTGAGGAGACAGACGACATCTGCAGCTTCCTGTGTGGCCGCGTGCAGGCACGGGAGCAGGAGGCTTTATCTCGACTGCGTCGCACCTTCCAGACCTTCCACAG CGTGGCCTTTCCCAGCTGTGGGCCGTGCATGGAGCAGCCCGACCAGGAACGCAGCAGCAGACTCAAGGCCCTGCTCAGCTGCTACTTCGAGGAAGAGGTGCCGGGGGTTTCAGAAGAGGagcagggcccagagccaggGCAGGTTCTG CTTGGAGATTGGGAGGACCAGGTCTGCCGGGACATCCGCCACCTCCTGTCCTCATGGCCGGAGCAGCAGTTCTCTGGCAGGGCAGTGGCCCGAATCTTGCATGGCATTG GAAGCCCTTGCTACCCAGCCCAGGTGTACGGACAGGACCGGCGCTTCTGGAGAAAATACCTACACCTCAACTTCCACGTCCTGATGCAGCTGGCTACCAAGGAAGTGCTGGCATGGGGCCGCTGA
- the RECQL4 gene encoding ATP-dependent DNA helicase Q4 isoform X7: MLPLYQPAPSGEMPGEPTPQPGACTGVAGSHADYYVSTETPAEVFQALHHLGHQAFRPGQEQAIMRILCGMSTLLVLPTGAGKSLCYQLPALLYFQRSPCLTLVVSPLLSLMDDQVSGLPPGLKAACIHSGMTRKQRESVLKKAQAAQLHVLMLSPEALVGGLACLTQLPAVAFACLDEVHCLSQWSHNFRPCYLRVCKVLREQVGVHTFLGLTATATRSTTLDVAQHLGVAGGLAQGPTAIPSNLQLSVSMDRDPDQALVTLLQSDRFRALDSVIVYCNRREDTERVAALLRTCLHGARRPGGQAPETIAEAYHAGMSSRERRRVQQAFMGGQLLVVVATVAFGMGLDRPDVRAVLHLGLPSSLESYVQAVGRAGRDGQPAQCHLFLQPQGEDLRELRRHVHAQATDFLAVKRLVQSIFPPCRCLQQITPGPGSLQKVEQAGKSHAARCPGHLRALPVQPMVQALDMPEEAIETLLSYLELHPQHWLELQASTYSHCHLHFPGGPAQLQALARRCLALAACVARQTPKSTPGGGVSLDFDVVALADSMGWELRLVRRELQQLQWDPELGTGASQGTGVLVEFRQLAFCLRSRGDLSPEETDDICSFLCGRVQAREQEALSRLRRTFQTFHSVAFPSCGPCMEQPDQERSSRLKALLSCYFEEEVPGVSEEEQGPEPGQVLLGDWEDQVCRDIRHLLSSWPEQQFSGRAVARILHGIGSPCYPAQVYGQDRRFWRKYLHLNFHVLMQLATKEVLAWGR; this comes from the exons ATGCTACCACTCTACCAGCCAGCACCCTCGGGGGAGATGCCAGGTGAGCCAACCCCACAGCCAGGAGCCTGCACAGGAGTTGCTGGGAGCCACGCTGATTACTATGTATCCACAGAGACACCAGCTGAGGTCTTCCAGGCTCTACACCATCTGGGACACCAGGCTTTCCGCCCAGGGCAGGAGCAAGCCATCATGCGAATTCTGTGTG gcaTGTCCACACTGCTGGTGCTGCCCACGGGTGCCGGCAAGTCCCTATGCTACCAGCTTCCTGCACTGCTGTACTTTCAACGCAGCCCCTGCCTCACACTGGTTGTCTCGCCCCTCCTTTCGCTCATGGATGACCAG GTATCTGGCCTGCCCCCAGGCCTGAAGGCTGCCTGCATCCACTCCGGCATGACCAGGAAACAGCGGGAGTCTGTACTGAAGAAG GCCCAGGCAGCCCAGCTGCATGTGCTGATGCTGTCACCCGAGGCACTGGTtgggggcctggcctgcctcACCCAGCTGCCTGCGGTGGCGTTTGCCTGCCTGGACGAAGTCCATTGCCTCTCGCAGTGGTCCCACAATTTCCGGCCCTGCTACTTGCGTGTCTGCAAG gTGCTTCGGGAGCAGGTGGGCGTGCACACCTTCCTGGGTCTCACGGCCACAGCCACACGCAGCACCACCCTTGATGTGGCCCAACACCTGGGTGTAGCCGGTGGCCTGGCCCAGGGGCCCACCGCCATCCCCAGCAACCTGCAGCTGTCCGTGTCCATGGACAGAGACCCAGATCAG GCCCTGGTGACACTGCTACAAAGTGACCGTTTCCGTGCCCTGGACTCTGTCATTGTCTACTGCAACAGGCGTGAGGACACAGAGCGGGTAGCTGCACTGCTCCGCACCTGTCTGCATGGGGCCCGGAGGCCTGGAG GCCAAGCCCCAGAGACCATAGCAGAAGCCTACCACGCAGGCATGAGCAGTCGTGAGCGGCGGCGGGTACAACAGGCCTTCATGGGGGGCCAACTGCTGGTGGTGGTGGCCACAGTGGCCTTCGGGATGGGCCTGGACCGGCCGGACGTGCGGGCTGTCCTGCACCTGGGACTGCCCTCAAGCTTGGAGAGCTATGTGCAGGCTGTGGGCCGAGCTGGGCGCGACGGGCAGCCAGCCCAGTGTCACCTGTTCCTGCAGCctcag GGCGAGGACCTACGGGAGCTTCGCAGGCACGTGCATGCCCAGGCCACCGACTTCCTGGCAGTGAAAAGATTGGTGCAGAGCATCTTCCCACCCTGCCGCTGCCTCCAGCAAATCACACCAGGGCCTGGGTCCCTGCAGAAGGTGGAGCAAGCCGGCAAGTCACATGCAGCTCGGTGCCCAGGCCACCTGCGGGCCCTCCCGGTGCAGCCGATGGTGCAGGCCCTGGACATGCCTGAGGAGG ccatcGAGACCCTGCTCAGCTACCTTGAGCTGCACCCCCAGCACTGGCTGGAGCTGCAGGCGTCCACCTACTCCCACTGCCACCTGCACTTTCCCGGGGGCCCCGCCCAGCTGCAGGCCCTGGCTCGCAG GTGCCTGGCCTTAGCCGCCTGTGTGGCCCGGCAGACGCCCAAGAGCACACCTGGGGGTGGTGTGTCTTTGGACTTTGACGTGGTGGCGCTAGCAGACTCCATGGGCTGGGAGCTACGCCTGGTGCGGCGGGAGCTTCAGCAGCTGCAGTGGGACCCTGAGCTGGGGAcag GGGCGTCCCAGGGCACTGGGGTGCTGGTGGAGTTCAGGCAGCTGGCCTTCTGCCTGCGTAGTCGGGGGGACCTGAGCCCTGAGGAGACAGACGACATCTGCAGCTTCCTGTGTGGCCGCGTGCAGGCACGGGAGCAGGAGGCTTTATCTCGACTGCGTCGCACCTTCCAGACCTTCCACAG CGTGGCCTTTCCCAGCTGTGGGCCGTGCATGGAGCAGCCCGACCAGGAACGCAGCAGCAGACTCAAGGCCCTGCTCAGCTGCTACTTCGAGGAAGAGGTGCCGGGGGTTTCAGAAGAGGagcagggcccagagccaggGCAGGTTCTG CTTGGAGATTGGGAGGACCAGGTCTGCCGGGACATCCGCCACCTCCTGTCCTCATGGCCGGAGCAGCAGTTCTCTGGCAGGGCAGTGGCCCGAATCTTGCATGGCATTG GAAGCCCTTGCTACCCAGCCCAGGTGTACGGACAGGACCGGCGCTTCTGGAGAAAATACCTACACCTCAACTTCCACGTCCTGATGCAGCTGGCTACCAAGGAAGTGCTGGCATGGGGCCGCTGA